CTTTCTCATAAACGTCATAAACTaaccataataaaaattactaaagtatttcataattttcatcCATTActcatttacaaaaaaaaattaactaacatCTTATATGaaagcaaataatattaaaaataattttatgattgaatacgaatctatttatataaaatattaatgaaaaacgaCAAAAATCCTAAAATCATCGTGCTTCTGACGTtgtctatacaataatacataagtaaatatttttcactaagACTAAGTACGTTATAGCTAACAACTTAGTTTGATAATCTTAACCGCGGCTTAAAATAGctgtatattagatatatatttaaatttgtaattattattatactaatgggAACATCTTtatgatactttataatatataataatattattactttatatatgtgtgtgtgtacattgaataatatactattcgtaataaagtttaataccAATAGTTGCTGCATAActgctataatatagtaagagtatttatacataaatatataatctttaaaatattattaagcgatataatgtgcataataaaaatgacatattttcattttaacagataaagtaaattatcttATGAATTCATTACCCGCAACAAAttgatatatgtttaatttaaaataaagtgtattgtcaatatttaataaaattttaaactttaacacGGCGATTCTTAACTCGTATTCATTTTCatgaaactattaaaatagtaatacataaaAGTATGCTGTAttgctgtatataatatatacaccacattttaataattatgtaccatattaattactaatataaaccttcaataaaaattgaattaagtgtataaaaaccatttatgtataaacaaaatactgtagatggtaattaaaatattaaatacgataATTAAATTCGTATATTTTCAGCTATGTAAACAAACGCAAACTAATTAAAGGAAATATTTAAGCTCTTAAAAAAGGGTAAGTGCATTTTAAAAGTCATTAAATCAAATGAGTCACGTGAATATATAGGTTTATGTTTGACCAACAGCCATCTGTGTCAACTATTATCTAGTATATAAGACTTAAAACTTTGTATTGTCAATTACATTCGTTAGTAATCATTATACAGTGTATCTAAAATTACTAAaccaaaagtattaaaaattatcatgaaCCGTTTAATCTTTTTCGCTGCTGCACTCTCATTAGTCTTCACCGTCGCCAATACACAAAGCGTGTCAGACTCCGACGTTGATTCCGATATTATAGAGGAATCTACCACAGAAAATCCAACGGAATACATTGaagatttaactaaaatagatttaaccAACAATGACAGTGAATCAGTCAAGTCACGGGAAGATGAAATGGCCAACGAATTAGCCTATATGATAACGTTCATAACAAAGTCCTTTGCAGATATGTCAAAAATTACAGAAGACATGAAAGGTCTGAGTAACAAAACGAATATTGATGAAGCTTCTATGAAAAatcttgtaaataatttgataaattatgtgGAGGACACTGAAATCATGAAGCAGCAAATCAATAGTGTGGTGGAATATAGAGACCAATTTCAAGACACGattctaaaaaatttgaactcaTTGCCAGTTAGTACGGAAGAAGCAAAACAAATGGAAAATGAACTACGTAAACAGATGAAAATTCGATTACCCAACATACCAacttcacaaaatattatggatCTTCCTGCAAGTATGccaaatattttccaaaattaaattcaagtttatttaatttattttgtaattttattttaaagtttattttcaatattaataactatgtcttttgatcatatttaaataaaatataaaatagatttaactaatatacgtttatattatttaagaaaaaaaataataataacgcctTCACTATATAGTTTTGGTATCTGTTATgctttataatacctaaaatacAACTCCCGAGCCTTGATGAGTAATATATtcgttataaaacaattatagtatatatttaaaaattaaataaaatttacaaaatgaagGGTTTATGACGTTTATGTTAATtggtattattacttttaaataactatgtaaaactaattaaattaacaaactaTCGATATACgagtatctatataaatattacagtatattcattattcattaatgatcacttatatttaagtatttaagtttttttaaatcctaatgaaattatttaaaattttttttaaccattgattataataatatatttaatagaatcGATTTTAACCTCTTACtggcattattttattctttactttagtaattttatttattttatgtactcaaaagtatgttattatttatttattccaaaaaaactattgttcAAAAGGTTTTTgcagaaaaacaatttatcaatgCCAGTAAAAGTAACGATTTCAAGTTTCAACATCACTTAGAAACCAATTAGGTTTTTTGTAAGAATgccaatcaatttattatttacaacgaTTAGATTATCAAACTACCTAGTTAtgccaatatatttttttattgtaaagcaAAGCAATACCAATCACCGAAACCAAATATAATGAGCCTctattacgagtatatagatgataacaataatataatatctgtaatatgtgtacttatatagtataaatgtcTATACTACAAagctatatggctatattaatatatattttaaagggtTTTCCTTTCATACAATATGCATTACCTTAATACTGTAAGACCATAGTGGAGACTCAGAGGCAGATGAAAATCCCACTTCTCCGCCGAAAACGTAAACCTTGTCTTGATAAACGACTGCTGTATGTTCTTGCAAATTTTGCAATGTATCTCCTGTCGGGTGCAACTGTTCCCAGGTGTTATTCGCTAGAATTCATAAAACGAATGAAGAacatagtgaataatataaactataatatcaagcaatgcattataataatcgttataGATTAGCCCCCGTAACTTACTATATctgcaaaaaattaatattatttacttgaaaaaatattagataataatattatcattaaaatttgtacaatatatttatatctatcaaagatcgttaattttatataaaattaataaaacaataggtaAATACgtttgaacaaatattaaaaaaaaatttataattttggacTATAATTGTTtccaatgtttttaaaatacaataaaaatataaattattatcatcttaTCACATTATACcacatttatcttattttgtgACATTTAACAAGCATAAAAACAGCATAtcctaattaaaaacaaaaatacgataaataaattttcgttTTCAATTACTAATTCATCAtccagataaataaaatatatatttaccacaCTTTATGCTCTATAATTCAAAATCACTTACACTCAAATTTTATAACTCGAGTAaaagtactattatataaagtgaATTGcgcttaaaaagtttttatattccAACATTTTCAACCGCAAAACTTTTGTAAGatcttcaatttaatttacttagcattattttttatatattttagttctacaatgataataaattgttataaaatatattaatataaccgtcagtttattaatatgaacaattatcaatttatgtaAACATTGTAAACATAACTGAAACAAAAGTTTCTTgagaataaattctaaaattaaaatgttttttttttaattaaatatatacctacatatactaaaatttaaaaaatagaagccccgtttatttcaaaaaatttatcaCAGAAGCAATTGTAATTCGATTGTTGTACGTTACGTCAAAATGAAATTAGAGGCGATTTGTATTCAGCCTACGTGTCATACTTACACAGGGCATATCTCCATATGTCTTTAAGGGGCCAATTGCCATTCCGACCGCCGACCACATAAATGTGGTTACCGTGAACAGCAGCGCTATGCTTGGATCTTGATGGTGGAACACTATTGTCACTTGTAAACGATACCGGAGTCCAcatattactaaaaacataaacaatttaaacgaaAACGCATAATTATCgaattttcatatatatgaatatgtgtcttatctgtaataataaaaatagtatatattacttctaaatatttttttaaatgttatgaacCTAACATGGTAAACTTGTATTAATCTCTGCagcgaaaaacaaaattaaattctaaatgttATAGACATTTGTTATGTTGTTATACAAGTTATGAGATAAACTATctcacatttttgattttatgtcCCTCATAAAAGagctttatattaaaaatgtaaacattaaaaaattgtcatatttcaatttttgaagaaaaaaggTTGTAAATATGTTAACGTTTATCACAAGTAGACTTTAGGATAGGTTCATGTGTATTAGATAAAGACTTTAAATCcctttaatataagtattagtaCGATCTACTGTTTGATTTTTCTTCCAGTTAGTCAGcgtaatcaaaaatgtatacaatacaaaatagtttttaggacgggaattaagaaattaatattttttccaactTGCATAATTACGGTTAGATCTTCATTCTATCACATTATATATGTCCGTATGTCACTCATAAATATCTCTATTCGCTCCCCTTAAATAAGCTTTAGATCCGCCCCTGCATGAACCAAACccatttaatgttttgatgacttcatttgcatattatataaggtttgaaaattaattatatattatgatatcaactattaagaaatatattatgtgacatAATTTATGGtgtagatttataaattattctcatTAGGTATGAACGTAAAGGACCCCTGCCAGATTCAAATCGAACACCGGATCCTAAATCTTTTTAATCGGACTcttcatttatatttcatttaacttattttttatttctattataaactattatacaaacctataaaactattgttatacaaattgaatcaattataaattattatttacaatttaaaataatataatgatgataaatagGAATCAACtattactatacagtatacaccaaacatatacattataaccaATAGAATATGGATAATTCTACAAACTGAATAAAGGGAATAAAAACCTTTAATGATATACAGTATATGCTTATTATGGTTGATAAACACGCAATTTTAACCACTAATTGAAACAccttacaacaaaatattctcattgaaaattattactacctgttataataattagacgtTAACAAGAAACATTATAaaagtacattaataattagtgaattaattattaatacacagGTAAGTAATAAGCTGCATGTATCAGAATAATGTTGTAGCTGtgtctaatttaataatataagaaaccTACAAAATATCCggataaatgtataaagataATCATTCTTGATAAATTTGTAGACACCGCCCTTAAAActcaatcattattttttactctacAGCGTAGTTATATATCTAAACTATTTTGAATGGCTTgaactttttaataacattttaatttttaaatatgaaataataaaataccagaTAAATTCACAAtgtttagaattaaattatatggtaGTACTCTGTAGTATAATCTGTTTATACTAAATAGATAatcagtataatttatttaaaacaaacaataattaatttagttgattaaaatctaaaataaaatgtattgtaaataaaattaattaattaatgtaaacaattaaaaaatactaagaataaataataggtactttattttatctttaaaactcAAAGTagcacatttatattatgtttgttaggTATTCTAGTTATATCAAACAAAACTAATAatgataactttataataggtatataatatattcaatttgaaaaactttttaactcataccttttaaataaataaatacgaatattaagcttaaatatcacattttttCCCGTAATTACAACAGATTATTCaagactatttaataattcatatattattattaaattaatatataatctatgtataactatacacaaataatgcagtaaagtaaatattaactatatatgtgtataatatcacGTGTGGTTTTTCTTTCTTTCCCTCATCTCAGCGCAGACTACATATTCGTATTAAGCTTTTATCTAATACAAACAATCGCAACGTcgttatatttagtatatagcATAGTGTATAACATCTTTCCAGAGACAGAGTAACACGAATTCCCCAAGGGACGTTCTCTCGGCAACGATGATGGACAGAACGATTCCCCCCGGAACGATGCGTATATGTGCGTAAAAGAAGTTTTTCTGTTTCTCCTACCCAAagtacgttttttttattctttaacgACAAACCCGTACATAAGAATCCTTGAGTTTAGTACGACGAGGGATGGAAATCGTGACCACGCACCGCGGTTGCCAAGGAGGGTCGTTTTCGTTATAGGGTAGGCTTGGCAATTCTTCAATAATTCAAAGTTCCAAAACGAGGGATCTTTACCGACCAACAGCACATAAATTGCCATAAACCTCGGCTGGTAGACACTAGCGTTTCAACACTATACGCTCGGCCATAAGTCTCAACATACGAGAGCTTTCACTGAAATTAGCTACTATTCATGATGGGGAAAAAACCTGTACCATTAAAACTGTAGTAGTCCGCGTGAACTGACATCGTCGCCACAACgttatagctatataaaagCTGTATACGTATACAAGTCACGTAAACCACTTTTTTCAGCCTCGACATAcgcatattatgtgtgtatacgCTGTCGTTGTCGTTGAAGATAAACGATTCTTTTGGGATTAGGAATTATATAACCAGCCGATTTTTaggattatataaattattaaaaataattgtcaataaTCTATGTAATGATAGTTTTAACTTTCGATTGTCCATATTTGCCTTCCCTTAAACTTTGAAATAATACCACAGTCCACAATCTCTAGGGATTTATAACTTTAGTCGTTTAAAAGATAGCATTTAACCATATTAGCCCTCGTATAGTATTTTCTCCTCAAATAATTGGTTAAACTCTTTAGTCATAAgggaatagtatattatataatgttgttgaattgtaattattatcatggataaatatatgtgataatatgtatcatgtaTTTCTTATACCGTATGAActacattcattttaatttcacaaacAAATGTAATCGTAAT
This sequence is a window from Rhopalosiphum maidis isolate BTI-1 chromosome 1, ASM367621v3, whole genome shotgun sequence. Protein-coding genes within it:
- the LOC113549759 gene encoding uncharacterized protein LOC113549759 gives rise to the protein MNRLIFFAAALSLVFTVANTQSVSDSDVDSDIIEESTTENPTEYIEDLTKIDLTNNDSESVKSREDEMANELAYMITFITKSFADMSKITEDMKGLSNKTNIDEASMKNLVNNLINYVEDTEIMKQQINSVVEYRDQFQDTILKNLNSLPVSTEEAKQMENELRKQMKIRLPNIPTSQNIMDLPASMPNIFQN